In a single window of the Vitis vinifera cultivar Pinot Noir 40024 chromosome 6, ASM3070453v1 genome:
- the LOC100257116 gene encoding UDP-glycosyltransferase 87A1 isoform X1 — protein MDSDDTERSRSCHVVAVPFPGRGHVNPMMNFCELLVSRRDDILITFVVTEEWLGFIGSDNNPPRIRFGTIPNVIPSERVRADDIPGFIEAVLTKMEGPFERLLDGFELPVTTIVADTFLFWPVRIGNRRNIPVVSFWTMAASVFSMFHHFDLLLQNGHHPIDISERGDERVDYIPGLSATRIADFPALLHHKNPILP, from the exons ATGGATTCCGACGACACTGAACGGTCCAGATCATGCCACGTGGTGGCCGTGCCATTCCCGGGAAGGGGCCACGTCAACCCCATGATGAACTTCTGCGAGCTGCTAGTTTCAAGACGAGACGACATACTTATCACCTTCGTCGTCACAGAGGAGTGGCTCGGCTTCATCGGCTCCGACAATAACCCACCTCGCATCCGATTCGGCACGATTCCCAACGTGATCCCGTCCGAGCGAGTTCGCGCCGACGACATACCCGGGTTCATCGAAGCAGTGTTGACGAAGATGGAAGGTCCGTTTGAGCGGCTCCTCGATGGGTTTGAGCTACCGGTAACCACCATAGTAGCTGATACCTTTTTGTTCTGGCCGGTTCGCATTGGGAATCGCAGGAACATTCCGGTGGTTTCGTTCTGGACGATGGCGGCGTCCGTGTTCTCCATGTTCCACCATTTCGATCTCCTTTTGCAGAACGGGCATCATCCCATCGATATATCAG AAAGGGGAGATGAACGTGTGGACTATATCCCTGGACTTTCTGCAACGCGCATAGCAGATTTTCCGGCATTACTCCACCATAAAAACCCAATCTTGCCTTGA
- the LOC100262223 gene encoding UDP-glycosyltransferase 87A1 encodes MESSAVGCHVVAMPFPGRGHINPMMNLCKLLASRRADILITFIVTEEWLGFLLSDSKPHNIRFGSIPNVIPSELVRGANYLAFLDAVRTKMVDPFEQLLVRLEPPVTTIVADTLLFWAVDVANRRNVPVASFWAMSAALFSAFLHFDLLVQNRHFPVNSSESGDERIDYIPGISSIRIADLPGSIYWNKPFLPMILEALSWLSKAQYLLLATMYELEAHVVDVLKPKFPFPIYIVGPLIPYFKLGDNSISTNQNDLHYLKWLDLQPPGSVLYISLGSYLPISTAQTNEIAAGLRDSGVRCLWVAREGTCQFKEICGEMGMVVPWCDQLRVLSHWSVGGFLSHCGWGSTFEGLFAGVPFLTLPMAADQPLNSKLIVEDWKIGWRVKREVGMETIAKRDEIAGLVKRFMDGEGEEGKEMRRRARELREICQLVIKKGGSSDTSLDAFVRDISQY; translated from the exons ATGGAGTCCAGCGCCGTCGGTTGCCACGTGGTGGCCATGCCTTTTCCAGGTAGAGGCCACATCAACCCTATGATGAACCTCTGCAAGTTACTAGCTTCCAGAAGAGCTGATATTCTCATCACCTTCATCGTCACCGAGGAGTGGCTCGGCTTCCTCCTCTCCGACAGCAAGCCGCATAACATCCGATTCGGTTCCATTCCCAACGTCATTCCATCCGAGCTTGTTCGCGGCGCCAACTACCTAGCCTTCCTCGACGCTGTAAGGACGAAGATGGTAGACCCGTTTGAGCAGCTCCTGGTCCGGCTTGAGCCACCGGTGACTACTATAGTAGCTGATACTCTTCTATTCTGGGCGGTCGATGTGGCGAATCGTAGAAATGTTCCGGTGGCATCGTTTTGGGCCATGTCGGCGGCGTTGTTTTCGGCGTTTCTTCATTTTGATCTTCTGGTTCAAAATCGGCACTTTCCGGTGAATTCCTCAG AGAGTGGAGATGAACGAATCGATTACATTCCGGGAATCTCTTCAATTCGCATTGCAGATCTTCCAGGTTCCATATATTGGAACAAGCCATTCTTACCTATGATATTGGAAGCTCTGTCATGGTTGTCCAAGGCGCAGTACCTTCTGTTAGCTACCATGTATGAGCTTGAAGCCCATGTGGTTGATGTACTAAAACCAAAATTCCCGTTCCCCATCTACATCGTTGGTCCTCTCATACCTTACTTCAAGCTTGGAGACAACTCTATATCAACAAACCAAAATGACCTCCACTACTTGAAATGGCTGGACCTTCAACCTCCTGGTTCCGTCTTGTACATCTCTTTGGGAAGCTACCTTCCAATTTCGACTGCCCAGACGAATGAAATCGCAGCTGGGTTGCGCGACAGTGGTGTTCGGTGCTTGTGGGTGGCGCGTGAGGGAACTTGCCAATTCAAAGAGATTTGTGGTGAGATGGGGATGGTGGTGCCTTGGTGTGATCAACTGAGGGTCCTGTCTCACTGGTCGGTGGGTGGGTTTTTGTCACACTGTGGGTGGGGCTCAACCTTTGAAGGTCTTTTTGCGGGTGTTCCTTTTCTTACTTTGCCCATGGCTGCAGATCAACCTTTGAACAGTAAGCTAATTGTGGAAGATTGGAAGATTGGGTGGAGGGTGAAGAGAGAGGTGGGGATGGAAACTATAGCTAAAAGAGATGAAATTGCAGGGCTGGTGAAGAGGTTTATGGACGGGGAAGGGGAAGAGGGTAAAGAAATGAGGAGAAGAGCAAGGGAGCTTCGGGAGATTTGTCAACTAGTAATTAAAAAAGGTGGGTCATCTGATACAAGTCTGGATGCTTTTGTAAGAGACATTTCCCAATACTAG
- the LOC100257116 gene encoding UDP-glycosyltransferase 87A2 isoform X2, whose product MDSDDTERSRSCHVVAVPFPGRGHVNPMMNFCELLVSRRDDILITFVVTEEWLGFIGSDNNPPRIRFGTIPNVIPSERVRADDIPGFIEAVLTKMEGPFERLLDGFELPVTTIVADTFLFWPVRIGNRRNIPVVSFWTMAASVFSMFHHFDLLLQNGHHPIDISAPGITVSHRKTWIPNTLDSPDHATWWPCRSPG is encoded by the exons ATGGATTCCGACGACACTGAACGGTCCAGATCATGCCACGTGGTGGCCGTGCCATTCCCGGGAAGGGGCCACGTCAACCCCATGATGAACTTCTGCGAGCTGCTAGTTTCAAGACGAGACGACATACTTATCACCTTCGTCGTCACAGAGGAGTGGCTCGGCTTCATCGGCTCCGACAATAACCCACCTCGCATCCGATTCGGCACGATTCCCAACGTGATCCCGTCCGAGCGAGTTCGCGCCGACGACATACCCGGGTTCATCGAAGCAGTGTTGACGAAGATGGAAGGTCCGTTTGAGCGGCTCCTCGATGGGTTTGAGCTACCGGTAACCACCATAGTAGCTGATACCTTTTTGTTCTGGCCGGTTCGCATTGGGAATCGCAGGAACATTCCGGTGGTTTCGTTCTGGACGATGGCGGCGTCCGTGTTCTCCATGTTCCACCATTTCGATCTCCTTTTGCAGAACGGGCATCATCCCATCGATATATCAG CTCCAGGAATCACAGTCAGTCACCGGAAAACATGGATTCCGAACACGCTGGACTCACCAGATCATGCCACGTGGTGGCCGTGCCGTTCCCCGGGATAG